The Populus trichocarpa isolate Nisqually-1 chromosome 11, P.trichocarpa_v4.1, whole genome shotgun sequence genome has a segment encoding these proteins:
- the LOC7472330 gene encoding 50S ribosomal protein L13, chloroplastic, whose amino-acid sequence MAMLCASSSFTTSTKPSSSYSTKNGTSISPSPFVVGFSFSQSWFSLSNSRRGFEVRCEKKDKSVATRVPLDQRWLFEESEINGPDIWNTTWYPKAADHINTEKTWYIVDATDKILGRLASTIAIYVRGKNLATYTPSVDMGAFVIVVNAEKVAVSGKKRTQKLYRRHSGRPGGMTVETFDQLQQRIPERIIEHAVRGMLPKGRLGRALFNHLKVYTGPIHPHEAQKPIELPIRDKRIQMER is encoded by the exons atgGCAATGCTTTGTGCCTCATCTTCTTTTACTACTTCAACAAAACCCTCTTCTTCTTACTCAACAAAGAATGGAACTAGTATTAGTCCCAGCCCTTTTGTTGTTGGGTTCTCTTTTTCACAGTCATGGTTTTCTTTGAGTAATAGCAGGCGTGGTTTCGAGGTTCGGTGCGAGAAGAAAGACAAGAGCGTCGCCACTCGCGTTCCTCTTGACCAACGCTGGTTGTTTGAAGAATCTGAAATTAATGGCCCT GATATTTGGAATACGACATGGTATCCTAAAGCTGCAGATCATATTAACACAGAGAAAACTTGGTACATTGTTGATGCAACTGACAAGATTCTTGGAAGACTGGCATCAACAATTGCCATTTACGTTCGTGGAAAGAATTTGGCCACTTACACTCCTAGTGTGGACATGGGGGCTTTTGTGATTGTG GTAAATGCTGAGAAAGTTGCTGTATCTGGTAAGAAGAGGACCCAAAAGTTATACAGGAGGCATTCAGGAAGACCAGGCGGTATGACAGTGGAGACATTTGATCAGCTACAACAGAGGATTCCAGAAAGAATTATTGAACATGCTGTTCGTGGTATGCTTCCTAAAGGAAGG CTTGGCAGAGCATTGTTCAACCACCTTAAGGTTTACACAGGCCCAATTCATCCGCATGAGGCTCAGAAGCCAATTGAGCTGCCGATAAGGGACAAAAGAATACAGATGGAGAGATAG